In Leptotrichia sp. OH3620_COT-345, a genomic segment contains:
- a CDS encoding ComEC/Rec2 family competence protein, with amino-acid sequence MGIVHFLNVNEGDCIWIEHPSEHNTIIDISNGEEVTNIFESVSLSGNHNQKNYPVNPIKYFKDRNVSTIFRFILTHPDMDHMDGIKELFDTFEILNFWDTENTKVMDDNSDWGRYNKEDWNFYQKIRTSSSSPKVLHLYAGQKGKYYNQTEDGKSGADGLYLLAPTTDLVEEANKSEDYNDCSYVILYRTGNNKKIIFAGDSAEKTWDYILDNYKEDVRDIDILIAPHHGRKTGGNDKYLDVLKPKLTLFGNSKSEYLDYSSWNNRGLDHITNNQANCIIINTTGKNGMDVYVTYEVFAKKCNPCTFYDESYAGWYIMTI; translated from the coding sequence ATGGGTATAGTGCATTTTTTGAACGTAAATGAAGGCGATTGTATTTGGATAGAACATCCATCTGAGCATAATACTATAATTGATATATCTAATGGGGAAGAAGTAACAAATATATTTGAAAGTGTATCTTTGTCTGGAAACCATAATCAAAAAAACTATCCTGTGAATCCAATCAAGTACTTTAAGGATAGAAATGTAAGCACAATTTTTAGATTTATTTTAACGCATCCTGATATGGATCATATGGATGGGATTAAAGAACTGTTTGATACATTTGAAATTTTAAATTTTTGGGATACCGAAAATACTAAAGTGATGGATGATAATTCTGATTGGGGGAGATATAATAAAGAAGATTGGAATTTTTATCAAAAAATTAGAACGTCATCTTCATCTCCTAAGGTCTTGCATCTGTATGCAGGACAAAAAGGAAAATATTATAATCAAACAGAAGATGGCAAGTCAGGAGCAGATGGATTGTATTTGCTTGCACCTACAACGGATTTGGTAGAAGAGGCAAATAAATCAGAAGACTATAATGATTGCTCATATGTCATTTTGTATAGAACAGGGAATAACAAAAAAATTATATTTGCTGGAGATTCAGCGGAGAAAACATGGGATTATATTTTAGATAATTATAAAGAAGACGTAAGAGATATAGATATTTTGATAGCTCCACATCATGGTCGAAAAACGGGTGGAAATGATAAATATTTAGATGTGTTAAAGCCAAAATTAACATTATTTGGAAATTCCAAGAGTGAATATTTAGATTATTCATCCTGGAATAACAGAGGGTTAGATCATATTACAAATAATCAAGCAAACTGCATTATTATTAATACTACTGGTAAAAACGGGATGGATGTATATGTGACATATGAAGTATTTGCTAAAAAATGTAATCCCTGCACTTTTTATGATGAATCATATGCAGGCTGGTATATCATGACTATATAG
- a CDS encoding PepSY domain-containing protein encodes MKKGTLKITMLLIAILTIFGITYGNVKNKNSGAIVEDYTVDTGADYIEYDDDYYVNRVNPVDESKTIGINRAKEIALRKVPGANRTHIGEFHLDYEYGRPVYEGSIYYNGWEYEFDIDAVTGKILKWEKDRD; translated from the coding sequence ATGAAAAAAGGAACCTTAAAAATTACAATGCTTTTAATTGCTATACTGACGATATTCGGAATTACGTATGGAAATGTGAAAAATAAAAACAGCGGAGCAATTGTTGAAGATTATACTGTGGACACAGGAGCTGATTATATTGAATATGATGATGACTATTATGTAAATAGAGTGAATCCTGTAGATGAATCAAAAACTATCGGAATAAACAGAGCAAAGGAAATTGCATTAAGGAAAGTGCCGGGAGCAAACCGTACACATATAGGTGAATTTCATCTTGATTATGAATATGGAAGACCGGTATATGAAGGCTCCATTTATTATAACGGATGGGAATATGAGTTTGATATTGATGCTGTGACGGGAAAAATTTTAAAATGGGAAAAAGACAGAGATTAA
- a CDS encoding Eco47II family restriction endonuclease, with protein MWNLTFITEEDFTNHVKSTIEKYGEKLESFDLRRFNKNIIDPIKLIFDKTVYQSSWEEIVSNEIFRQRDKSNNNDIGYFHQRIFQYIENCHVPPNGEESGWDVIYENTNGIEIPDAGSVHTVYVEMKNKHNTMNSASAGKTFIKMQNQLLNDDDCACFLVEAIAQRSQNIKWETTVDKKKVGHKLIRRVSLDQFYALVTGQEDAFYQMCMVLPSVIEKAVKDFEGTIVPNDTVIDELRERAVQRDIDSEDMAIAMAAYMLGFGSYRGFNQ; from the coding sequence ATGTGGAATTTAACTTTTATAACAGAAGAAGATTTTACAAATCATGTGAAATCTACCATTGAAAAATATGGCGAAAAACTGGAATCTTTTGATCTAAGGCGTTTTAATAAGAATATTATTGACCCAATAAAACTTATTTTCGATAAGACGGTATATCAGTCATCGTGGGAAGAAATTGTAAGTAATGAAATATTTCGTCAAAGAGATAAATCAAATAATAATGATATCGGATATTTTCACCAGAGAATTTTTCAGTATATAGAAAATTGTCATGTTCCACCTAATGGAGAAGAGAGTGGTTGGGATGTCATATATGAAAATACTAATGGAATTGAAATCCCTGATGCAGGTAGTGTTCATACAGTGTATGTTGAAATGAAAAACAAACATAATACAATGAACTCAGCTTCAGCAGGTAAGACGTTTATCAAAATGCAAAATCAACTTTTGAACGACGATGACTGTGCTTGCTTTTTGGTTGAAGCAATTGCACAGCGTTCTCAAAATATCAAGTGGGAAACTACTGTAGATAAGAAAAAAGTAGGACATAAACTGATACGTAGAGTTAGTCTTGATCAATTTTATGCTCTTGTAACAGGACAAGAAGATGCTTTTTATCAGATGTGTATGGTGCTACCATCTGTTATTGAGAAGGCTGTAAAAGACTTTGAAGGAACGATTGTGCCGAATGATACAGTTATTGATGAACTAAGAGAAAGGGCAGTTCAACGGGATATTGATTCCGAAGATATGGCAATTGCAATGGCAGCATATATGCTTGGCTTTGGCAGTTATAGAGGTTTTAATCAATAA